From the Streptomyces syringium genome, one window contains:
- a CDS encoding zinc-dependent alcohol dehydrogenase: MRRYDLVGRREIRLADDVPVPVPGPLEVLVQVRACTVCNRSDLAYYHYYGLRDHCAQGCFGHEIAGVVERVGPGVTRVRPGQRVFVRTPLTTGYADYAVAREVSVGALPDAICFEQGAILQLLPLAVHATRGVTLGDRVAVIGQGPVGLMALRMAAARGAAALTAVDLDDWRLERSRRLGADTCRRVDGSAGELAGIGEGFDVAIDAVGTPTTLNACVGLVRQNGLVVMLGTHHIDTKVTVDLVTWERKGLRVHSSAEPTDTARAGAMAVAERLAAERADELRLDEILTHVLPLTELPRAVELLSASRALYPDGDPAPYAGPPPKVLKVALRP, from the coding sequence ATGCGCCGCTATGACCTGGTCGGCCGTCGGGAGATCCGGCTCGCCGACGACGTCCCCGTACCCGTCCCCGGGCCGCTGGAAGTGCTCGTCCAGGTGCGTGCCTGCACGGTCTGCAACCGCAGCGACCTCGCCTACTACCACTACTACGGGCTGCGCGACCACTGCGCCCAAGGCTGCTTCGGGCACGAGATCGCCGGCGTCGTGGAGCGCGTCGGCCCCGGCGTCACCCGGGTGCGCCCCGGGCAGCGCGTCTTCGTCCGTACGCCCCTGACCACGGGATACGCCGACTACGCCGTCGCCCGCGAGGTGAGCGTCGGCGCGCTGCCGGACGCGATCTGCTTCGAGCAGGGCGCCATCCTGCAATTGCTGCCGCTGGCCGTCCACGCCACCAGGGGCGTCACCCTCGGCGACCGGGTCGCCGTCATCGGCCAGGGGCCGGTGGGCCTCATGGCGCTCCGCATGGCCGCCGCGCGCGGGGCAGCCGCCCTGACCGCCGTCGATCTCGACGACTGGCGGCTGGAGCGGTCCCGGCGGCTGGGCGCGGACACGTGCCGACGGGTGGACGGCAGCGCGGGTGAACTGGCGGGAATCGGGGAGGGCTTCGACGTCGCCATCGACGCCGTCGGCACGCCCACGACGCTGAACGCCTGCGTCGGACTGGTCCGGCAGAACGGGCTGGTCGTCATGCTCGGCACGCACCACATCGACACGAAGGTCACCGTGGACCTGGTGACATGGGAGCGGAAGGGCCTGCGGGTGCACAGCTCCGCCGAGCCCACGGACACCGCGCGGGCCGGCGCGATGGCCGTCGCCGAACGGCTGGCCGCCGAGCGCGCCGACGAGCTGCGCCTGGACGAGATCCTCACGCACGTCCTGCCGCTGACCGAACTGCCCCGGGCCGTCGAACTCCTCTCCGCGAGCCGCGCCTTGTACCCCGACGGCGATCCCGCCCCGTACGCCGGGCCGCCGCCGAAGGTCCTCAAGGTCGCGCTCCGCCCGTGA
- a CDS encoding Gfo/Idh/MocA family protein, with protein sequence MRWAVAGYGDVVTRRVLPALGESGEEVAYVWGRDAGRAARTAAAQGAAAGGDDTGRLFAGVDAVYVATPVVAHVPLAARALGAGCHVLVEKPLAGALGGGAALAERARAARRCAGVAYYRRLGPAARWLASALRDGASRLWLDFRAPFDPGPEHPMRWRTDPAVAGGGVLADAGSHRLDLLLGALGRPSHVESRVDRRFPDGCERRARLTLEWASGVTAECCFAWAEGPVRDRFEARAAGRSYVLDPLDADAVPNPHLPLIADFVAAAGEGRAPVCPLAEAALVDEVIAAALA encoded by the coding sequence GTGAGGTGGGCCGTCGCCGGGTACGGGGACGTGGTGACGCGCCGCGTCCTGCCCGCGCTCGGCGAGTCGGGCGAGGAGGTGGCGTACGTCTGGGGGCGCGACGCCGGGCGGGCGGCCCGTACGGCCGCCGCCCAGGGCGCCGCGGCCGGTGGTGACGACACCGGCCGGCTCTTCGCGGGCGTCGACGCGGTGTACGTGGCGACGCCCGTCGTCGCGCACGTACCGCTGGCGGCGCGGGCGCTCGGAGCGGGCTGCCACGTCCTGGTCGAGAAGCCCCTCGCCGGTGCGCTGGGCGGTGGCGCGGCGCTGGCTGAGCGGGCGCGCGCGGCGCGGCGGTGCGCGGGGGTGGCGTACTACCGGCGGCTGGGACCGGCGGCCCGGTGGCTGGCGTCGGCCCTGCGGGACGGCGCCTCGCGCCTATGGCTCGACTTCCGTGCCCCCTTCGACCCGGGGCCGGAGCACCCCATGCGCTGGCGCACCGACCCGGCCGTCGCCGGGGGCGGAGTCCTCGCGGACGCGGGCAGCCACCGGCTGGACCTGCTGCTCGGGGCGCTGGGGCGCCCGTCGCACGTCGAGAGCCGGGTGGACCGCCGGTTCCCGGACGGGTGCGAGCGACGGGCCCGGCTGACGCTCGAGTGGGCGTCGGGAGTGACGGCCGAGTGCTGCTTCGCCTGGGCGGAGGGGCCGGTACGGGACCGCTTCGAGGCCCGGGCCGCCGGGCGTTCGTACGTGCTCGACCCGCTGGACGCCGATGCGGTGCCCAACCCGCACCTCCCGCTGATCGCCGACTTCGTCGCGGCGGCGGGGGAGGGGCGGGCCCCGGTCTGCCCACTGGCGGAGGCGGCCCTGGTGGACGAGGTCATCGCGGCCGCGCTGGCGTGA
- a CDS encoding MFS transporter, which produces MDGLFSRPHRARTTAVAGTFVLVAFAGLALSTAMPVAVQELGGLSLYALAFGGFLAASIVGTVVGGGHADRHGPGPALFAGLLCFATGTLLAGTAGAMPPFLLGRCVQGLGGGAVTVALYVVVGRAYPASLRPRMFSLITACWILPSMLGPPVAGAVTERLSWRWVFHAIAVLSVVAMVVLVRPLRKVGPPGATDDDATGRDGQAGRVRAAVTVAVGAGLIGYAGSAEGWQALPLAALGLALLAVSVRTLLPPGTLRARRGLPSLVLLRGVAAAAYFTVESFIPLMLVNERDLSPTAAGMSLTGAALSWAGAAWLQGRPRLPVTRERVVLIGALVHFCAAALTIAGVLRALPAATAAVGLVVAGFGMGLLLPGVGVLTLDRSAPDRQGANSAALQLADNLCSVLLVGACGAAFNAAHTRAGHDAGAFALVFAVAATVAGGACLLAGRVTAVTISEPCAEEKEHAPL; this is translated from the coding sequence GTGGACGGCCTCTTCTCCCGGCCGCACCGGGCCCGTACGACCGCCGTCGCAGGCACCTTCGTCCTCGTGGCCTTCGCCGGGCTCGCCCTCAGCACCGCCATGCCCGTCGCCGTGCAGGAACTGGGCGGGCTCTCCCTCTACGCCCTCGCGTTCGGCGGCTTCCTCGCCGCGTCCATCGTCGGCACGGTCGTCGGCGGCGGCCACGCCGACCGGCACGGCCCGGGCCCCGCCCTCTTCGCCGGGCTGCTCTGCTTCGCCACCGGCACGCTGCTCGCCGGAACCGCCGGTGCGATGCCGCCCTTCCTGCTGGGCCGCTGCGTCCAGGGCCTCGGCGGCGGCGCCGTGACCGTCGCGCTGTACGTGGTGGTCGGCCGGGCCTACCCGGCGTCGCTGCGGCCGAGGATGTTCTCGCTGATCACCGCCTGCTGGATCCTGCCGTCCATGCTGGGCCCGCCCGTCGCGGGCGCCGTCACCGAACGGCTCTCCTGGCGCTGGGTGTTCCACGCGATCGCCGTGCTCTCCGTGGTGGCCATGGTGGTGCTGGTGCGGCCCCTGCGGAAGGTGGGACCACCCGGAGCAACGGACGACGACGCGACCGGGCGGGACGGTCAGGCCGGGCGGGTCCGGGCCGCCGTGACGGTCGCCGTCGGCGCGGGGCTGATCGGCTACGCCGGTTCGGCCGAGGGATGGCAGGCCCTGCCCCTCGCCGCGCTCGGCCTCGCACTCCTGGCCGTGAGCGTACGGACCCTCCTGCCGCCCGGCACCCTGCGCGCCCGGCGCGGGCTCCCGTCCCTGGTGCTGCTGCGCGGGGTGGCGGCCGCCGCGTACTTCACCGTCGAGTCGTTCATCCCGCTCATGCTCGTCAACGAGCGCGACCTCTCGCCCACCGCCGCCGGGATGTCGCTGACCGGGGCCGCCCTCAGCTGGGCCGGTGCCGCCTGGCTCCAGGGCCGCCCCCGCCTGCCGGTGACGCGCGAGCGCGTCGTCCTCATCGGTGCTCTCGTCCACTTCTGCGCGGCCGCCCTCACCATCGCCGGGGTGCTGCGTGCCCTGCCCGCCGCGACCGCCGCCGTGGGCCTGGTCGTCGCCGGGTTCGGGATGGGGCTGCTGCTGCCCGGCGTCGGCGTCCTCACCCTGGACCGCTCCGCGCCCGACCGGCAGGGCGCCAACTCGGCGGCCCTGCAACTGGCCGACAACCTGTGCAGCGTCCTGCTCGTCGGCGCCTGCGGGGCCGCGTTCAACGCCGCGCACACCCGGGCCGGGCACGACGCGGGCGCCTTCGCCCTCGTCTTCGCGGTCGCCGCGACCGTGGCCGGGGGCGCGTGCCTGCTCGCCGGCCGGGTCACCGCCGTGACCATCTCGGAACCCTGTGCGGAGGAGAAGGAGCATGCGCCGCTATGA
- a CDS encoding DUF3311 domain-containing protein: MTEPPTEPPAEPPAGPAARLPEQSTTSPSTVPPEGGPKGGRTASAVTVPMVVAGVCLAIPFGAMLWVDSYSRLTPTFIGMPFFYWYQMLWVVLSTALTVVAYVIVRRQERARKGGERR, from the coding sequence ATGACGGAACCACCGACCGAACCACCCGCCGAGCCGCCGGCCGGGCCGGCCGCGCGGCTGCCCGAGCAGTCGACGACGTCACCGTCCACGGTGCCGCCGGAGGGCGGCCCCAAGGGTGGGCGTACGGCATCAGCCGTCACCGTGCCCATGGTCGTCGCGGGGGTGTGCCTGGCCATTCCGTTCGGCGCGATGCTGTGGGTCGACTCCTACTCCCGGCTCACCCCCACGTTCATCGGTATGCCGTTCTTCTACTGGTACCAGATGCTGTGGGTGGTCCTCTCGACCGCGCTCACCGTCGTCGCGTACGTCATCGTCAGGCGCCAGGAGCGCGCCCGTAAGGGTGGTGAGCGGCGATGA
- a CDS encoding glycoside hydrolase family 3 protein — translation MQSHGRGEPLTRLTHAVLQPGFEGTEAPDWVRRRIAEEGLAAVVLFGRNIRSPEQVARLTSALRAENPDLIIAIDEEAGDVTRMEAWTGASRPGNLALGAVDDPALTESVAHDIGRELHAAGISLNYAPSADVNSNPRNPVIGVRSFGPATDLVARHTAAWVRGLQSAGVAACAKHFPGHGDTAVDSHHDLPRVTASAEEIAATALPPFTAAIEAGVRVVMTGHLLVPALDPELPATLSPRILVDLLRGTLGFEGLVVTDGIEMSAVTGRYGIDGATVRAVAGGADAVCVGGESADETTTDLLTTALAKAVHDGTLPEERLARAASRVAEFAAWSGRRARSRTAADGVRSDIGLVAARRALRVAGRPDGTLPLPADPHVVELVPTSTLAIDRQTPWGVAGPLRELRPGATSVRLAQPDLAADADLLDRTALTPATGRPLVVVVRDAARHAWMSDALTHLLAGRPDAVVIEMGVPGSTSPGAVHLATHGATRVSGQAAAELLAGVADVTPPAN, via the coding sequence ATGCAGTCCCACGGTCGCGGCGAGCCACTGACCCGGCTGACGCACGCGGTGCTCCAGCCCGGCTTCGAGGGCACCGAGGCCCCGGACTGGGTCCGCCGCCGGATCGCCGAGGAGGGCCTGGCCGCCGTCGTACTGTTCGGCCGCAACATCCGAAGCCCCGAGCAGGTCGCCCGGCTGACCTCGGCGCTGCGCGCGGAGAACCCGGACCTGATCATCGCGATCGACGAGGAGGCCGGGGACGTCACCCGCATGGAGGCGTGGACGGGCGCCTCACGCCCCGGCAATCTGGCCCTCGGCGCGGTGGACGACCCGGCGCTGACCGAGTCCGTCGCCCACGACATCGGCCGCGAGCTGCACGCGGCGGGCATCTCCCTCAACTACGCCCCGAGCGCCGACGTCAACTCCAACCCCCGCAACCCCGTCATCGGCGTACGGTCCTTCGGCCCCGCCACCGATCTGGTCGCCCGGCACACCGCCGCCTGGGTCCGGGGCCTGCAGTCCGCCGGGGTCGCCGCCTGCGCCAAGCACTTCCCCGGCCACGGCGACACCGCCGTCGACTCCCACCACGACCTGCCCCGCGTCACGGCCTCCGCCGAGGAGATCGCCGCGACCGCCCTGCCGCCCTTCACCGCCGCGATCGAGGCGGGCGTCCGGGTCGTGATGACCGGCCACCTGCTCGTCCCCGCCCTCGACCCGGAGCTCCCGGCCACCCTCAGCCCCCGCATCCTGGTCGACCTGCTCCGGGGCACGCTCGGCTTCGAGGGCCTGGTGGTCACCGACGGCATCGAGATGAGCGCGGTGACCGGCCGCTACGGCATCGACGGCGCGACCGTACGGGCCGTGGCGGGCGGCGCCGACGCCGTATGCGTCGGCGGCGAGAGCGCGGACGAGACGACCACCGACCTTCTGACGACCGCACTGGCCAAGGCCGTGCACGACGGCACCCTGCCGGAAGAGCGCCTGGCCCGGGCGGCGTCCCGGGTCGCGGAGTTCGCAGCCTGGTCCGGCCGGCGCGCCCGGTCCCGCACGGCGGCCGACGGGGTGCGCTCCGACATCGGCCTGGTGGCGGCCCGGCGTGCCCTGCGCGTCGCCGGCCGCCCGGACGGCACCCTTCCGCTGCCGGCCGACCCGCATGTGGTCGAGCTCGTCCCCACCTCGACCCTGGCCATAGACCGGCAGACCCCGTGGGGCGTGGCGGGCCCCCTGCGCGAGCTGCGCCCCGGCGCCACGTCCGTCCGGCTGGCCCAGCCCGACCTCGCCGCCGACGCGGACCTCCTGGACCGCACCGCCCTGACCCCCGCCACCGGCCGCCCGCTGGTCGTCGTGGTCCGCGACGCCGCCCGGCACGCATGGATGTCGGACGCGCTGACCCACTTGCTGGCCGGCCGCCCGGACGCCGTCGTGATCGAAATGGGCGTCCCCGGCAGCACGTCCCCCGGCGCCGTCCACCTCGCCACCCACGGCGCGACCCGCGTCTCGGGCCAGGCGGCGGCGGAACTCCTCGCCGGAGTAGCCGATGTGACGCCCCCGGCGAATTGA
- a CDS encoding MerR family transcriptional regulator — MTADDSFGRLDDDDYPAYTMGRAAELLGTTQGFLRAIGEARLITPLRSKGGHRRYSRYQLRIAARARELVDQGTPIEAACRIVILEDQLEEAQRLNAEYRRAAESVNPPPAV, encoded by the coding sequence ATGACAGCAGACGACTCCTTCGGCCGTCTCGATGACGACGACTACCCCGCCTACACCATGGGCCGGGCCGCCGAACTGCTCGGCACCACCCAGGGCTTCCTTCGCGCCATCGGCGAAGCCCGCCTGATCACCCCGCTCCGCTCCAAGGGTGGCCACCGCCGCTACTCCCGCTACCAACTGCGCATCGCCGCCCGCGCCCGCGAACTCGTCGACCAGGGCACCCCGATCGAGGCCGCCTGCCGCATCGTCATTCTCGAGGACCAGCTCGAGGAAGCCCAGCGCCTCAACGCGGAATACCGGCGTGCCGCCGAGTCGGTGAATCCACCGCCCGCGGTCTGA
- a CDS encoding cold-shock protein, whose product MASGTVKWFNPAKGFGFIEQDDGGADVFAHFSNIAAQDFRELLEGQKVTFDIVPSPKGPTAENIVPA is encoded by the coding sequence ATGGCGTCAGGCACCGTGAAGTGGTTCAACCCGGCCAAGGGCTTCGGCTTCATCGAGCAGGACGACGGCGGTGCCGACGTGTTCGCCCACTTCTCGAACATCGCAGCTCAGGACTTCCGTGAGCTGCTCGAAGGCCAGAAGGTCACCTTCGACATCGTGCCGAGCCCGAAGGGCCCGACAGCCGAGAACATCGTTCCCGCCTGA